From a region of the Brevibacterium siliguriense genome:
- a CDS encoding response regulator produces MIRIVIADDQAMVRAGFAALLNVHADIEVIGQAEDGAQCVELVAELDPDIVLMDVRMPLMDGIEATRTIVAADADTRIIMLTTFDIDDYVFDAIRAGASGFLLKDAPPGELAEAVRIVAGGEALLAPSVTKRVIEHFATGGQKPNRTALPELTEREREILVQVARGASNTEIAAILHIAVQTVKTHVSRILYKLDARDRAQAVIAAYESGLVIPNS; encoded by the coding sequence ATGATCAGGATCGTCATCGCCGATGATCAGGCGATGGTGCGTGCCGGTTTCGCCGCACTGCTGAATGTCCATGCCGATATCGAGGTCATCGGGCAGGCCGAAGATGGAGCACAGTGTGTCGAACTCGTCGCCGAACTCGACCCCGATATCGTCCTCATGGATGTGCGGATGCCGCTGATGGATGGAATCGAAGCGACCCGCACGATCGTCGCCGCGGACGCCGACACCCGAATCATCATGCTCACCACCTTCGATATCGACGACTACGTCTTCGACGCCATCCGAGCCGGGGCCAGCGGATTCCTCCTCAAAGATGCTCCGCCCGGTGAACTCGCCGAGGCGGTCCGCATCGTCGCCGGAGGCGAAGCGCTGCTGGCCCCGAGCGTGACCAAACGGGTCATCGAACACTTCGCCACCGGCGGGCAAAAGCCCAATCGCACAGCGCTGCCCGAACTCACCGAACGCGAACGTGAGATCCTCGTCCAAGTCGCCCGCGGAGCCTCGAACACAGAGATCGCAGCGATCCTGCACATCGCAGTGCAGACCGTGAAGACACACGTCTCACGGATCCTGTACAAGCTCGATGCCCGTGACCGTGCCCAAGCAGTCATCGCCGCATACGAATCCGGTCTCGTCATCCCCAACAGCTGA
- a CDS encoding sensor histidine kinase — protein MVTKIFDRFMPPNRRLNPEALAWVAVIVLAIVMLAVESSIAVSINEAPVALAFVVTVVHVGSMPLSLLRPLFGTLMSIAACTVLPLLGPLVSGVPWPWMVPMMITQIVIILIIGLRAHWGVALAALLGSIAGSAAAVLITHLLIADTRTDGAIVNILIYSCIAGGVYLAAVIIQQWQLIRSQLVQEKENTAEEHSKRVTIEEKARIARELHDIVAHSMSIINIQASSAPFRHAGIDSEVAKEFADISASARTALTEMRGLLSVLRNDEGGGELAPQPKFSEIDPLVDKARQAGVQVTVERSGEPIDHLMRDSTGLVGYRIIQEALSNAIRHARNSAIAIRIRGGSSAVWISVVNDHGDGPSEAAKHDKHDRQGLIGMRERAASVGGQIRSGSTADGGFEVEAVLPLAPRERLADGAEPTADAPATDKETS, from the coding sequence ATGGTCACGAAAATCTTCGACAGGTTCATGCCCCCGAACCGTCGACTCAACCCCGAGGCGCTGGCCTGGGTCGCGGTGATCGTTCTCGCCATCGTCATGCTCGCGGTGGAATCGTCGATCGCCGTCTCGATCAACGAGGCCCCCGTCGCATTAGCCTTCGTCGTCACCGTCGTCCATGTCGGGTCCATGCCGCTGTCCCTGCTGCGTCCGCTCTTCGGCACGCTCATGTCGATCGCCGCCTGCACCGTGCTGCCGTTGTTGGGGCCTCTCGTGTCCGGTGTGCCGTGGCCGTGGATGGTCCCGATGATGATCACTCAGATCGTCATCATCCTCATCATCGGACTCCGCGCCCATTGGGGAGTGGCCCTGGCCGCGCTGCTCGGCAGCATTGCAGGCTCGGCTGCCGCTGTACTCATCACGCATCTTCTCATCGCAGACACCCGCACCGACGGTGCCATCGTCAACATCCTCATCTACTCCTGCATCGCCGGCGGCGTCTACCTCGCCGCAGTGATCATCCAGCAGTGGCAGCTCATACGCTCACAACTGGTCCAGGAGAAGGAGAACACCGCAGAGGAGCACTCCAAGCGAGTGACCATCGAGGAGAAGGCGCGCATCGCTCGGGAACTCCACGACATCGTCGCCCACAGCATGTCGATCATCAACATCCAAGCCTCCAGCGCACCGTTCCGCCATGCCGGGATCGACTCGGAGGTGGCCAAGGAGTTCGCAGACATCTCCGCCTCCGCCCGCACCGCGCTGACGGAGATGCGCGGACTGCTCAGCGTCCTGCGCAATGATGAAGGCGGAGGCGAACTGGCACCGCAGCCGAAGTTCTCAGAGATCGACCCGCTCGTCGACAAAGCCCGACAGGCGGGCGTACAGGTCACCGTCGAACGCAGCGGCGAACCGATCGACCACCTCATGCGCGACAGCACCGGACTGGTCGGCTATCGCATCATCCAAGAGGCCCTGAGCAACGCCATCCGCCACGCCCGCAATTCCGCCATCGCCATCCGCATCCGCGGCGGCAGCTCAGCGGTCTGGATCAGCGTCGTCAACGACCACGGCGACGGCCCCAGCGAAGCGGCGAAGCACGATAAACATGATCGGCAGGGACTGATCGGCATGCGTGAACGGGCCGCCTCCGTGGGAGGGCAGATCCGCAGCGGATCCACTGCCGACGGAGGCTTCGAGGTCGAAGCGGTGCTGCCGCTCGCACCCCGTGAACGTCTCGCCGACGGCGCCGAACCGACAGCTGACGCACCGGCCACGGACAAGGAGACCTCATGA